From Bombyx mori chromosome 26, ASM3026992v2, one genomic window encodes:
- the LOC101740115 gene encoding charged multivesicular body protein 3, with protein MGLFGKSPERNPKEMVNEWSHKLRKEGYNLDRQVRAIQREEEKIKRSLKEAATKNDKQVCTILAKEIIRSRKAINKIYTSKAHLNSVQLQMKNQLATLRVAGSLQKSTEVMQAMQALLRLPEVAATMQELSKEMMKAGIIEEMLDETMSGMEDEEEMEEAAQSEVDKVLWELTQGKLGEAPAPPTSVGAPSTSQQEEEPVPEPDESELDEMQSRLESLRS; from the exons ATGGGCCTTTTCGGTAAATCCCCAGAGCGCAACCCTAAAGAAATG GTAAATGAATGGTCGCATAAACTTCGCAAAGAAGGATACAATTTGGACAGACAAGTTAGAG CTATCCaaagagaagaagaaaaaattaaacgatCACTGAAAGAAGCAGCTACTAAAAACGATAAACAAGTATGCACTATACTAGCAAAAGAAATCATCAGATCCAGGAAAGcaatcaataaaatatacacAAGTAAAGCACATCTCAACTCAGTACAATTACAAATGAAGAATCAATTGG CTACCTTAAGAGTTGCTGGATCGTTGCAGAAGTCAACAGAG GTGATGCAAGCAATGCAAGCTCTGTTACGTCTCCCAGAAGTAGCGGCTACGATGCAGGAGCTGAGCAAGGAAATGATGAAAGCTGGTATCATAGAGGAGATGCTGGACGAAACCATGTCCGGGATGGAAGATGAAGAGGAAATGGAAGAAGCAGCGCAAAGTGAAGTTGATAAG GTTCTATGGGAATTAACTCAAGGAAAATTAGGAGAAGCGCCGGCACCGCCCACATCTGTCGGAGCACCGTCCACCAGCCAACAAGAAGAGGAACCAGTCCCGGAGCCTGACGAAAGCGAACTGGACGAAATGCAGTCTAGATTAGAATCATTGCGGTCTTAG